The Miscanthus floridulus cultivar M001 chromosome 17, ASM1932011v1, whole genome shotgun sequence genome has a window encoding:
- the LOC136515472 gene encoding LRR receptor-like serine/threonine-protein kinase EFR, translating to MEALLCLKHHLTVSDPIGLLPSWKNDSMQFCSWSGVTCSKQQSSRVVALDLESLSLHGQIPPYIGNLTFLKRIHLPNNQLHSQIPAKLDQLNRLRYLNLSSNNFISGRIPESLSSCFGLQVIDLSSNSLSGSIPEGLGSLSNLSVLRISGNYLTGNIPISLGSSSSLVSVILNNNSLTGPIPLLLANSWSLKVLGLRNNNLSGELPPSLSKSTSLQMLVLAENNFVGSIPVLSNIDSPLQYLILQLNDLTGTIPSTLGNFTSLLWLTFGGNSFHGSIPMSIGKIANLQVLDMTNNGLSGTVPASIYNMSALTHLGMGMNNLTGEILANIGYNLPRIVNSIMARNKFTGQIPILLVNTTNLQIINLGDNAFHGNIPLFGTLSNLIELDFQKLRNNSTCARCD from the coding sequence ATGGAAGCATTGCTCTGCCTTAAGCACCACCTCACAGTCTCAGACCCTATCGGACTCCTACCATCATGGAAGAATGATTCCATGCAGTTCTGCAGTTGGTCCGGTGTTACATGCAGCAAGCAACAGTCATCTCGTGTTGTTGCACTGGACCTTGAGTCACTCAGCCTCCATGGCCAAATACCTCCTTACATTGGTAACCTCACTTTCCTCAAAAGGATCCACTTGCCAAATAATCAGCTACATAGTCAGATCCCAGCTAAACTTGACCAATTAAATAGGCTGCGATACCTTAACCTCAGCTCCAACAATTTTATTAGTGGTAGGATCCCAGAGTCTCTGTCATCATGCTTTGGCTTGCAGGTCATTGATCTTTCAAGCAATTCCCTCAGTGGAAGTATCCCAGAAGGTTTGGGAAGCCTCAGCAACCTTTCTGTTTTACGTATTTCTGGTAATTATCTGACGGGCAACATTCCTATTTCTCTTGGAAGCAGCTCTTCTCTTGTCTCTGTTATTCTCAACAACAATAGTCTCACAGGACCTATACCATTGCTACTAGCTAACAGTTGGTCGCTTAAAGTATTGGGCTTAAGAAACAATAATCTCAGTGGAGAGCTTCCTCCGTCACTGTCTAAGAGCACATCACTTCAGATGTTAGTGCTTGCGGAGAACAACTTTGTTGGATCCATACCTGTTCTCTCAAATATTGACTCACCCTTGCAGTATCTTATATTGCAATTGAATGATCTTACAGGAACCATACCTTCCACTTTGGGGAATTTTACTTCCCTTCTCTGGCTCACATTTGGTGGTAACAGTTTTCATGGTAGCATCCCGATGAGTATAGGTAAAATTGCAAACCTGCAAGTACTAGACATGACTAACAATGGTTTGTCAGGGACAGTTCCAGCCTCGATTTACAATATGTCAGCACTCACACACCTTGGCATGGGTATGAATAATCTCACTGGGGAAATTCTAGCTAATATTGGGTATAACCTTCCAAGAATTGTAAATTCGATTATGGCTCGAAACAAGTTCACTGGCCAAATCCCTATTTTGCTAGTCAACACCACCAATCTCCAGATCATTAATCTTGGGGATAATGCATTTCATGGTAATATTCCTTTGTTTGGAACCCTGTCCAACTTAATCGAACTGGATTTTCAAAAGCTTAGGAACAATTCAACTTGTGCAAGATGTGATTGA
- the LOC136515471 gene encoding DNA damage-repair/toleration protein DRT100-like encodes MTWKHYSALSTTSQSQILPDSYHHGRMIPCSSVVGPVLHAASNLESLGLHGQMPPCIGNLTFLKRIHLPNNQLYSQILAELGQLNRLRYLNLSSNNFISGRIPESLSSCFDLQVIDLSSNSLSGSIPEGLGSPSNLSVLRISGNYLTGNIPISVGSSSSLVSVILNNNSLIGPVPLLLANSWSLQLLGLRNNHLSGELPSSLFKSTSLQMLVLAENNFVGSIPVLSNIDSPLQYLILQLNDLTGTIPSTLGNFTSLLWLTFGGNSFQVASR; translated from the coding sequence ATGACATGGAAGCATTACTCTGCCTTAAGCACCACCTCACAGTCTCAGATCCTACCGGACTCCTACCATCATGGAAGAATGATTCCGTGCAGTTCTGTAGTTGGTCCAGTGTTACATGCAGCAAGCAACCTTGAGTCACTCGGCCTGCATGGCCAAATGCCTCCTTGCATTGGTAACCTCACTTTCCTCAAAAGGATCCACTTGCCAAATAATCAGCTGTATAGTCAGATCCTAGCTGAACTTGGCCAATTAAATAGGTTGCGATACCTTAACCTCAGCTCCAACAATTTTATTAGTGGCAGGATCCCAGAGTCTCTGTCATCATGCTTTGACTTGCAGGTCATTGATCTTTCAAGCAATTCCCTTAGTGGAAGTATCCCAGAAGGTTTGGGGAGCCCCAGCAACCTTTCTGTTTTACGTATTTCTGGTAATTATCTGACGGGCAACATTCCTATTTCTGTTGGAAGTAGCTCTTCTCTTGTCTCTGTTATTCTCAACAACAATAGTCTCATAGGACCTGTACCATTGCTACTAGCTAACAGTTGGTCGCTTCAACTATTGGGCTTAAGAAACAATCATCTCAGTGGAGAGCTTCCTTCATCACTGTTTAAGAGCACATCACTTCAGATGTTAGTGCTTGCGGAGAACAACTTTGTTGGATCCATACCTGTTCTCTCAAATATTGACTCACCCTTGCAGTATCTTATATTGCAATTGAATGATCTTACAGGAACCATACCTTCCACTTTGGGGAATTTTACTTCCCTTCTCTGGCTCACGTTTGGTGGTAACAGTTTTCAGGTAGCATCCCGATGA